The genome window TTTGACTTACCTCCAAAATGACATCATTACCTACCTGAATCTGGCTACCCACGGGTAAAGAAAGCAAATCTATACCTGAGGTAGTGATATTTTCGGCAAAATCTCCTGGGGAAACATCAAGTCCCATCTGCCGCATCTTTTCAATTGATTCTTGAGCCAAAAGGCTAACCTGGCGATGAGAGGTTGCAGTCTGTTCCTCTATGCTGAGATTAGCATGGCCATTGGCTTTAAGCCCACACCCTGCTATTACTTCCCAGCTCCCATCTACCGGCTTCTTCCGCTGCCCCTTGTTCTTGCTGATATTAACAGACACCACACAAGCTATCTCTTCCTCCAAAAAGCGGTTATCGTCTATCGTTGATGGTTTATAGTTTATAGTGTATAGTTGATGGTTGATAGTCTATAAACTATAAACGATAAACTATAAACGATGTTCTACCCACCAATTGCTACCATCTGGCGATTGCCTTTTAAATTAAAGTTGCCAGAGATAGGCTTTGATTTTATTGCCTGAATGATGATTTGCGTCAATTCATTATCACTGGCACCTTCTCGCAATGGACCCTTTAAATCAAATTCCGTTGTTTGGCCCAGGCAAACCCGCAAATGCCCATCAGGGGTTAAACGCAGGCGATTACACCTCTGACAAAAATGGTCACTTATCGACGAGATAAATCCCAGCTTGCCGCAAGCCCCCTTTATCTGGTAATATTCTGCAGGACCGTTACCTGCTTCTACCTTAGCGGGAACAAGGTGGAAGTATCTTGCCAGTCTTTCTTTTACTACCCAGTTAGGCAGATACTCCCTCTGCCATTCAAGCTTGTCTTGCCTGCCAATAGGCATAAACTCGATAAATCTAACCTCAAGTGCTCTATCCAGGGTTAGCCAGGCAAAATCCTCTACCTCATCAGCATTTATCCCATTCATTACTACCATATTTACCTTTACTGGTTTTAAGTTGGCTCTTAATGCCGCATCAATCCCGGATAAAACAGCCTTAAGATTACCGCCTCCGGTAATTAGGGTATAACGCTGTTCATCTAAGGAATCCAGGCTGATATTAACCCTCTTGAGACCTGCCTGTTTCAATAAGGGGGCAGATTGGGCTAAGAGTGTCCCGTTGGTGGTTAATGCTAAATCCTCTAACCCTTCAATCCGGAATAGTTTTTCAATCAAATGGTTAACATCCCGTTTAATCAAGGGCTCACCACCGGTAATCCGTATCTTTTTTACCCCCAGCCGCACCATTAAAGAGGCAATCCGCACAATCTCTTCATACCTTAAAACCTCAAAATGGCTCTTCTTACCAATCTCTTCAAAAGGACGGCAATAAAGACACCTGAGGTTACACATATCCGTAATCGAAAGTCGTAAATAATCAATCTGGCGATGATAATTATCTATGAGCATAAAACCTCTTCACTATCAAGACCTGCCAATCACAAGTTGTGAATAGCGCCTAATCCATTCCAAAATCATTCCAAAACCACAGGCAATGGCTAAGTTATTGGTAAAGACAGCAATTATTCCAATTAGACAGGCTAATAGAAATCCCTTTTCTCCGATTAAGTCGCTAATCAAGAGACAATGTTTTAAACCTACATACATTACCATTATACCAAGAATAGCTGGAGAAATCAACTTAAATATTTCACCCATTCCTTTGCCGAAGAAGAAAGCCAATCCTATATAAATGCTACCGATGATGATGCAGGCTATCCCTGTGCGTGCTCCGAAGCTATAATGGGCAGTTAAACCACCTGAACCATGACAAATAGGCATTCCCCCAGACAACCTATGACCATATTAGCGGTGCCTAATCCAAGACACAAAGAGGTTTCAGTAACTCGCCT of bacterium contains these proteins:
- a CDS encoding MOSC domain-containing protein, giving the protein MVSVNISKNKGQRKKPVDGSWEVIAGCGLKANGHANLSIEEQTATSHRQVSLLAQESIEKMRQMGLDVSPGDFAENITTSGIDLLSLPVGSQIQVGNDVILEVSQIGKVCHTRCAIYYQAGDCVMPKEGIFARVLKGGMIKIGDEIKEVNKECLDLVCRNY
- the moaA gene encoding GTP 3',8-cyclase MoaA gives rise to the protein MLIDNYHRQIDYLRLSITDMCNLRCLYCRPFEEIGKKSHFEVLRYEEIVRIASLMVRLGVKKIRITGGEPLIKRDVNHLIEKLFRIEGLEDLALTTNGTLLAQSAPLLKQAGLKRVNISLDSLDEQRYTLITGGGNLKAVLSGIDAALRANLKPVKVNMVVMNGINADEVEDFAWLTLDRALEVRFIEFMPIGRQDKLEWQREYLPNWVVKERLARYFHLVPAKVEAGNGPAEYYQIKGACGKLGFISSISDHFCQRCNRLRLTPDGHLRVCLGQTTEFDLKGPLREGASDNELTQIIIQAIKSKPISGNFNLKGNRQMVAIGG
- a CDS encoding putative sulfate/molybdate transporter, with product MPICHGSGGLTAHYSFGARTGIACIIIGSIYIGLAFFFGKGMGEIFKLISPAILGIMVMYVGLKHCLLISDLIGEKGFLLACLIGIIAVFTNNLAIACGFGMILEWIRRYSQLVIGRS